One stretch of Arachis hypogaea cultivar Tifrunner chromosome 20, arahy.Tifrunner.gnm2.J5K5, whole genome shotgun sequence DNA includes these proteins:
- the LOC112785752 gene encoding UDP-glycosyltransferase 83A1, which yields MNTPTVLALPWPAQGHVNPLMIFSQKLAEHGCNIIFVNTEFIHEKVVSSINNNSNGSSSIKLMSIPDGLGPEDDRRNIGELCISILRTMPSMLEKLIEDVRLNDGVTINCIVYDGTMGWALEVAKKIGINGALFWPASAALFAMQYNIPKLMDDGIIDSQGAPTAEKRFQLSPSIREMDTGLIWWINFPKIETQRKMFKYLLSFTKTQYSTDWYFCNTTNELEPAELSCFPKLLPIGPLLKSNNNEDSTTSFLEEDLSCMSWLDNHSTASVLYVAFGSTTHLNEKQLVELVLGLDLTNKPFLLVMRQDFKYEFKAGSRGKIVRWAPQQKVLSHPAIACFVSHCGWNSTIEALSNGVPFLCWPYFCDQFINKLYICDDLKVGLGFEGDENGLISHEEIKAKVDQLLGDENIKSRSLELKKKLKSNNEKGGASRENLRKFVAWLKK from the exons ATGAACACGCCAACAGTTCTGGCTCTACCATGGCCAGCTCAAGGACATGTTAATCCCTTGATgatattttcacaaaaattaGCTGAGCATGGGTGCAACATCATCTTTGTTAACACAGAATTCATACATGAGAAGGTGGTGAGTTCCATCAATAATAATAGTAATGGATCATCATCAATAAAATTGATGTCAATCCCTGATGGTCTGGGACCTGAGGATGACAGAAGAAATATAGGAGAGTTATGTATCTCTATATTAAGGACCATGCCCTCTATGTTAGAGAAGCTAATCGAAGATGTTAGATTGAATGATGGAGTTACAATAAATTGTATTGTTTATGATGGGACTATGGGGTGGGCTTTGGAAGTTGCAAAGAAAATCGGAATCAATGGAGCTCTCTTTTGGCCTGCATCAGCGGCTTTGTTTGCGATGCAGTATAACATTCCCAAGCTTATGGATGATGGAATCATAGATTCTCAAG GAGCTCCAACAGCAGAAAAAAGATTTCAGTTATCACCTAGTATTCGAGAAATGGACACAGGATTAATCTGGTGGATAAATTTTCCAAAAATAGAAACTCAGAGGAAGATGTTTAAATATTTGTTGAGCTTCACAAAAACTCAATATTCCACAGATTGGTATTTTTGCAACACCACAAATGAACTTGAACCTGCAGAATTGTCTTGTTTCCCAAAGCTACTCCCCATTGGGCCATTATTGAAAAgtaataacaatgaagatagcaCTACATCATTCTTGGAAGAAGATCTCTCTTGTATGAGTTGGCTTGATAACCACTCAACTGCCTCTGTTCTTTATGTTGCCTTTGGAAGCACCACTCATCTCAATGAAAAACAATTGGTAGAACTTGTTCTTGGTCTTGATCTCACAAACAAACCCTTTCTTTTGGTTATGCGTCAAGATTTCAAATATGAGTTCAAGGCTGGGAGCCGGGGTAAGATAGTTAGATGGGCGCCTCAACAGAAAGTACTGAGTCACCCTGCTATTGCTTGTTTTGTTAGTCATTGCGGTTGGAATTCTACTATTGAAGCTTTGTCTAATGGGGTCCCATTCTTGTGTTGGCCATATTTTTGTGATCAATTTattaacaaattatatatttgtGATGACTTGAAAGTTGGGTTGGGATTTGAAGGTGATGAAAATGGACTAATTTCACATGAAGAGATAAAGGCCAAAGTAGACCAACTTCTTGGTGATGAGAATATAAAGTCAAGGTCTCTTGAGTTAAAGAAGAAGTTGAAGAGCAACAATGAAAAAGGAGGTGCATCTAGAGAGAACTTGAGAAAATTTGTTGCATGGTTGAAAAAGTAA